A stretch of Bradyrhizobium diazoefficiens DNA encodes these proteins:
- the fixJ gene encoding response regulator FixJ: protein MNDKPVIHVIDDDAAMRDSLAFLLDVNGYRSQVYETADAFLAGGGAETLSCVVSDIRMPGISGIELVRKLKREGAASAVILITGHGDVALAVEAMKAGAADFIEKPFDDAALLDAIRAALDTRPSAPGENSARKQAAARLADLSPRERDVLQGIVAGKINKVIAHELSISPRTVEVYRANLMAKTGARSMSELMRLALAVGL from the coding sequence ATGAACGATAAGCCGGTCATTCACGTCATTGACGACGACGCTGCGATGCGGGATTCGCTGGCGTTCCTGCTCGACGTCAATGGATACAGGTCGCAGGTCTACGAGACGGCCGATGCGTTTCTGGCCGGCGGCGGGGCCGAGACTTTAAGCTGCGTCGTCTCTGATATTCGCATGCCGGGCATCAGCGGCATCGAGCTGGTTAGGAAGCTGAAGCGCGAAGGAGCAGCCAGTGCGGTCATCCTGATCACCGGCCACGGCGACGTCGCGCTCGCCGTGGAGGCGATGAAGGCGGGTGCTGCGGATTTCATTGAAAAGCCGTTCGATGATGCGGCGCTCTTGGACGCGATCCGCGCCGCGCTCGATACCCGTCCCTCCGCTCCGGGCGAAAATTCCGCGCGAAAGCAGGCCGCGGCACGGCTCGCAGACCTGTCGCCCCGCGAGCGCGACGTGCTGCAGGGGATTGTGGCCGGCAAGATCAACAAGGTCATCGCGCATGAGCTCAGCATCAGTCCGCGCACGGTCGAGGTCTACCGTGCCAATCTCATGGCGAAGACGGGGGCGCGCAGCATGTCCGAACTGATGCGTCTCGCGCTCGCTGTGGGTCTGTGA
- the hemN gene encoding oxygen-independent coproporphyrinogen III oxidase: MNPVVRRYAGYNVPRYTSYPTAADFSADVGAKDHEAWLAGLGAAQAVSVYLHVPYCRKICLYCGCNTKMAVRDDVVGAYRRALETEIDLVASLLGARPKIARLHWGGGTPSILGPDGLRSVITALRRQFPFANGSEHAIELDPRHVTVALVEALAELGLSRASLGVQDVNPLVQAAIGRLQPLVVIETAVERLRSAGIRNLNFDLMYGLPLQTAASIRKTCALVAAMAPDRIACFGYAHLPRLKANQRRIDEAKLPSQDQRIEQAEVMSEELIRAGYVKIGIDHFARPGDALARAAAGGTLHRNFQGYTEDASGVLLGLGASSISTFADGFAQNAADVPRYLGAIAAGSLASARGCRRDENDRQRAHIIERLMCDFIVDLDVVAPNAEFRNEMARLTPMQSAGLVEIAGARLTVTEAGRAVVRVIAATFDTYRCAQAAQFSSAI; this comes from the coding sequence TTGAACCCCGTCGTGCGCCGCTATGCCGGCTACAATGTGCCGCGCTATACGTCTTATCCGACTGCCGCCGATTTCTCAGCCGACGTCGGCGCGAAAGATCACGAGGCCTGGCTCGCCGGCCTCGGGGCGGCTCAGGCCGTCTCGGTCTATCTTCACGTGCCCTATTGCCGAAAGATATGCCTGTACTGCGGCTGCAACACCAAAATGGCCGTCCGTGATGACGTGGTCGGTGCCTATCGTCGCGCGCTTGAGACGGAGATCGATCTTGTTGCGAGCCTGCTCGGGGCCAGGCCCAAAATTGCCCGCCTGCACTGGGGCGGCGGAACGCCCAGCATTCTCGGACCTGACGGCCTGCGATCCGTGATCACCGCGCTCCGCCGTCAGTTTCCGTTTGCGAACGGCTCCGAGCACGCGATCGAGCTCGATCCGCGTCACGTGACTGTCGCGCTCGTGGAAGCCCTGGCGGAACTCGGCCTCAGCCGTGCGAGTCTGGGCGTGCAGGACGTCAATCCCTTGGTGCAGGCCGCGATCGGCCGCCTCCAGCCGCTGGTTGTCATCGAGACGGCCGTCGAGCGATTGCGGTCGGCCGGAATCAGAAATCTGAATTTCGATCTGATGTATGGGCTGCCGCTGCAGACAGCCGCCTCGATTCGCAAGACTTGTGCGTTGGTCGCGGCGATGGCGCCGGACCGCATCGCTTGTTTCGGCTATGCGCACCTGCCGCGGCTCAAGGCCAACCAGCGGCGTATCGATGAAGCCAAACTGCCGTCGCAGGATCAGCGCATCGAGCAGGCCGAGGTCATGTCCGAGGAGCTGATTCGCGCCGGCTATGTGAAAATCGGCATCGATCATTTTGCGAGGCCTGGCGATGCGCTCGCAAGGGCCGCGGCAGGCGGGACGCTGCATCGCAATTTCCAGGGCTATACCGAGGATGCCAGCGGCGTTCTTCTCGGGCTCGGCGCCTCCTCGATATCGACCTTCGCAGACGGCTTCGCGCAGAACGCAGCCGATGTTCCGAGATATCTCGGTGCCATCGCTGCCGGCTCACTCGCCTCAGCCAGGGGATGCCGGCGCGATGAAAACGACCGGCAGCGCGCGCACATCATCGAGCGGCTGATGTGCGATTTTATTGTCGATCTCGATGTCGTCGCGCCGAATGCCGAGTTCCGCAATGAAATGGCGAGGCTGACGCCGATGCAATCAGCGGGGCTGGTCGAGATCGCGGGCGCCAGATTGACAGTCACAGAGGCTGGTCGGGCCGTCGTTCGCGTCATCGCCGCAACTTTCGACACCTATCGATGCGCGCAGGCCGCGCAGTTCAGCAGCGCAATTTGA
- the ccoN gene encoding cytochrome-c oxidase, cbb3-type subunit I: MTIGEATLWPLFAVLAFLCLIGAGFAHDAPFAFHASLGCAASIAAAFAILNRYYDRSAKLPPQEINGRPNYNLGPIRFASVAAMFWGIAGFAVGLVIASQLAWPALNLDLPWTSFGRLRPLHTSAVIFAFGGNVLIATSFYVVQKTCRTRLAGDLGPWFVVLGYNFFIVIAGTGYLLGVTQSKEYAEPEWYADLWLTIVWVTYLLVFLATLVKRKEPHIFVANWFYLAFIVTIAVLHLGNNPALPVSVFGSKSYIAWGGVQDAMFQWWYGHNAVGFFLTAGFLAIMYYFIPKRAERPIYSYRLSIIHFWALIFLYIWAGPHHLHYTALPDWVQTLGMTFSIMLWMPSWGGMINGLMTLSGAWDKLRTDPVLRMLVVSVAFYGMSTFEGPMMAIKVVNSLSHYTDWTIGHVHSGALGWVGFVSFGALYCLVPWAWNRNGLYSLKLVNWHFWIATLGIVLYISAMWVSGILQGLMWRAYTSLGFLEYSFIETVEAMHPFYIIRAAGGALFLIGALIMAFNLWMTVKAGEAEEARAAGRLQPAE; encoded by the coding sequence ATGACGATCGGAGAAGCGACGTTGTGGCCGCTGTTTGCGGTGCTCGCATTCCTTTGCCTGATCGGTGCGGGATTCGCGCATGACGCCCCGTTCGCCTTTCACGCCTCGCTTGGCTGCGCCGCCAGCATCGCGGCTGCGTTTGCGATCCTCAACCGCTACTATGATCGCTCGGCCAAGCTGCCGCCGCAGGAGATCAACGGGCGTCCCAACTACAATCTTGGCCCTATCAGGTTTGCATCCGTGGCGGCGATGTTCTGGGGGATTGCCGGCTTTGCCGTGGGACTTGTCATTGCCTCGCAACTGGCATGGCCCGCGCTCAATCTCGATCTGCCCTGGACCAGCTTCGGCCGCCTGCGCCCGCTGCACACCTCGGCCGTGATCTTCGCATTCGGCGGCAACGTCCTGATCGCGACCTCGTTCTATGTCGTGCAAAAGACCTGCCGCACCCGGCTCGCCGGCGATCTCGGCCCCTGGTTCGTCGTGCTCGGTTACAACTTCTTCATCGTGATCGCCGGTACCGGGTATCTGCTCGGCGTGACGCAGTCGAAGGAATATGCCGAGCCCGAGTGGTACGCCGATCTGTGGCTGACCATCGTTTGGGTGACTTATCTGCTGGTGTTCCTGGCGACTCTGGTCAAGCGCAAGGAGCCGCACATCTTCGTCGCGAACTGGTTCTATCTCGCCTTCATCGTGACGATCGCGGTTCTGCACCTCGGCAACAACCCCGCGCTGCCGGTCTCGGTGTTCGGCTCGAAGTCCTACATTGCCTGGGGTGGTGTTCAGGACGCCATGTTCCAGTGGTGGTACGGGCACAATGCGGTCGGCTTCTTTCTCACCGCCGGTTTCCTCGCGATCATGTACTATTTCATTCCAAAGCGCGCGGAGCGGCCGATCTATTCCTACCGGCTCTCGATCATCCACTTCTGGGCGCTGATCTTCCTCTACATCTGGGCCGGCCCGCACCATCTGCACTATACCGCGCTGCCTGACTGGGTGCAGACGCTCGGCATGACATTCTCGATCATGCTCTGGATGCCCTCCTGGGGCGGGATGATCAACGGGCTCATGACCTTGTCGGGCGCCTGGGACAAGCTGCGCACCGACCCGGTGCTGCGCATGCTCGTCGTGTCTGTGGCCTTTTACGGCATGTCGACGTTCGAAGGCCCGATGATGGCGATCAAGGTCGTCAACTCGCTCAGCCACTATACCGATTGGACCATCGGGCACGTGCATTCGGGCGCGCTCGGCTGGGTCGGCTTCGTCTCCTTCGGCGCGCTCTACTGCCTGGTGCCATGGGCGTGGAATCGTAACGGTCTCTACAGCCTCAAGCTCGTCAACTGGCACTTCTGGATCGCCACGCTCGGCATCGTGCTCTACATCTCCGCCATGTGGGTGTCCGGAATCCTGCAGGGCCTGATGTGGCGGGCCTACACCTCGCTCGGCTTCCTCGAATATTCCTTCATCGAGACCGTCGAGGCCATGCATCCCTTCTACATCATCCGTGCAGCCGGGGGCGCGTTGTTCCTGATCGGCGCGCTGATCATGGCCTTCAATCTCTGGATGACGGTCAAGGCCGGCGAAGCCGAGGAGGCACGCGCCGCCGGCCGGCTTCAGCCTGCCGAATAG
- the ccoO gene encoding cytochrome-c oxidase, cbb3-type subunit II: protein MSFWNRHKIFEKNATILIGGILVVIAIGGLVEITPLFYLKSTIEAVDGVRPYTPLELAGRNIYVREGCYLCHSQMIRPLRDEVERYGHYSLAAESMYDHPFQWGSKRTGPDLARVGAKYSDDWHVRHLINPRAIVPQSVMPGYPSLAATELELEDVAAHLRTSRAIGVPYTDDQIANAKADLKAQLDPDGADAEALQKRYPNAVVRNFDGKAGQPTELDALVGYLQMLGTLVDFKLYDEKANLR, encoded by the coding sequence ATGTCCTTCTGGAATCGACACAAGATCTTCGAGAAGAACGCGACCATCCTGATCGGTGGAATCCTCGTGGTCATCGCGATCGGCGGTCTCGTCGAGATCACGCCGCTGTTCTATCTCAAGAGCACGATCGAGGCGGTCGACGGCGTTCGTCCCTACACGCCGCTCGAGCTTGCCGGCCGCAACATCTATGTCCGCGAAGGCTGCTATCTCTGCCACTCGCAGATGATCCGCCCGTTGCGCGACGAGGTGGAGCGCTACGGCCACTACTCGCTGGCCGCCGAGAGCATGTACGATCACCCCTTCCAGTGGGGTTCGAAGCGTACGGGTCCCGATCTTGCCCGGGTCGGCGCCAAATATTCCGATGATTGGCATGTCCGGCACCTAATCAATCCGCGGGCGATCGTGCCGCAATCGGTGATGCCGGGGTATCCATCGCTGGCTGCGACCGAACTCGAGCTTGAGGACGTCGCCGCGCATCTGCGCACTAGCCGCGCGATCGGCGTACCCTATACCGACGACCAGATCGCCAATGCCAAAGCCGACCTCAAGGCGCAGCTCGATCCCGATGGTGCGGATGCCGAAGCGTTGCAGAAGCGCTATCCAAATGCGGTTGTCCGCAACTTCGACGGCAAGGCCGGCCAACCCACCGAACTCGATGCGCTGGTCGGCTACCTGCAGATGCTGGGGACGCTGGTCGACTTCAAGCTCTACGACGAAAAAGCCAATCTGCGTTGA
- a CDS encoding cbb3-type cytochrome c oxidase subunit 3: protein MKVIVSVENVVSQFVLNFWTPVFVGIFLAIVCYALRPRNRALFDAAAKMPLRED, encoded by the coding sequence ATGAAGGTGATTGTCTCCGTTGAGAACGTGGTCTCGCAGTTCGTGCTCAACTTCTGGACGCCGGTCTTCGTCGGCATCTTCCTTGCGATCGTCTGTTACGCGCTGCGTCCCCGCAACAGGGCGCTGTTCGATGCCGCGGCGAAAATGCCGCTGCGGGAGGATTGA
- the ccoP gene encoding cytochrome-c oxidase, cbb3-type subunit III, whose protein sequence is MSQHNDTDHISGRSTTGHEWDGIEELNTPLPRWWVLTFYATIIWAFGYWVVYPAWPLVSGYTAGVLHYTNRAAVTANLAQLETMRGEKMKALGTASLAEIENDPALLALARARGKTVFGDNCAPCHGSGAAGAKGYPNLNDDDWLWGGTLEQIMQTIQFGARSGHARAHEGQMLAFGKDGVLKSDEIVTVANYVRSLSGLSTRKGYDAAKGEKIFADNCVACHGDGGKGNQELGAANLTDKIWLYGSDEATLIETISNGRAGVMPAWEGRLDPSTIKAMAVYVHSLGGGK, encoded by the coding sequence ATGAGCCAGCACAACGACACCGACCACATTTCCGGCCGGTCGACCACGGGCCACGAATGGGACGGCATCGAGGAGCTGAATACGCCGCTTCCCCGCTGGTGGGTGCTGACCTTCTACGCCACCATCATCTGGGCCTTCGGCTATTGGGTGGTCTATCCGGCCTGGCCGCTGGTGAGCGGCTATACGGCCGGGGTCCTGCACTACACCAATCGCGCCGCCGTGACCGCAAATCTGGCCCAACTCGAAACTATGCGCGGCGAAAAGATGAAGGCGCTTGGCACCGCGTCTCTGGCCGAGATCGAGAACGACCCGGCCCTCCTGGCCTTGGCGCGGGCGCGGGGCAAGACGGTGTTCGGCGACAATTGCGCGCCCTGTCACGGCAGTGGCGCCGCCGGCGCGAAGGGCTATCCAAATCTGAACGACGACGACTGGCTCTGGGGCGGCACGCTCGAGCAGATCATGCAGACCATCCAGTTCGGCGCACGCTCCGGTCATGCCAGGGCTCATGAAGGCCAGATGCTCGCCTTCGGCAAGGACGGCGTGCTCAAGTCGGACGAGATCGTCACGGTGGCCAACTATGTGCGCTCGCTGTCGGGCCTCTCGACCCGGAAAGGTTATGACGCCGCCAAGGGCGAGAAGATCTTTGCCGACAATTGCGTCGCCTGCCACGGGGACGGCGGCAAGGGCAATCAGGAGCTCGGCGCCGCCAATTTGACCGACAAGATCTGGCTCTACGGCTCGGACGAGGCGACCCTGATCGAGACCATCAGCAATGGCCGCGCCGGGGTCATGCCGGCCTGGGAAGGGCGGCTCGATCCTTCGACCATCAAGGCGATGGCGGTCTACGTCCACTCGCTGGGCGGTGGCAAATAG
- the ccoG gene encoding cytochrome c oxidase accessory protein CcoG, which yields MTKNVTSKELMGGDDDLPLYAPQKKIYPQRVSGTFRRIKWGLMALCLGVYYLLPLLRWNRGLGAPDQAVLIDLPNERFYFFFIELWPQEVYYFTGLLILAAFTLFLMNALGGRTWCGYLCPQTVWTDLFYAVERWTEGDRRARIKADAGPLTAARLARRALKQAIWLIIAWWTGGAWVLYFSDAPTLVKDLATFQAPAIAYIWIGILTASTYLLAGHAREQVCLYMCPWPRIQAALTDEWALNVTYKYDRGEPRCSVKKGRAQRALGETAGDCVDCNQCVAVCPTGIDIRNGAQLGCIQCGLCIDACDNVMKRIGRPMRLIGYDNDINVQRRTSGKAEVFRPVRSRTVVYAALIAMVCAVMLHALLTRSLLDLNVLHDRNPVAVKLSAGAIRNGYTLRFLNKRGFDRVIAVDVDGPANAQIHIVGVDSVTPDRPMIVLARDATTELRVLVTASFDETMEKTQPVKFRITDIGLGEVASATDHFVTP from the coding sequence ATGACCAAGAACGTCACTTCGAAGGAGTTGATGGGTGGCGATGATGATCTGCCGCTCTATGCACCACAGAAGAAAATCTATCCGCAACGGGTTTCGGGCACCTTCCGGCGGATCAAATGGGGGCTGATGGCGCTCTGCCTCGGCGTCTATTACCTGCTGCCGTTGTTGCGCTGGAACCGCGGTCTTGGTGCGCCCGATCAGGCCGTGCTGATCGATCTGCCGAACGAACGTTTCTATTTCTTTTTCATCGAGCTGTGGCCGCAGGAGGTCTACTACTTCACCGGACTGTTGATCCTCGCTGCCTTCACCTTGTTCCTGATGAATGCGCTCGGCGGCCGCACCTGGTGCGGCTATCTCTGCCCACAGACGGTGTGGACCGACCTGTTCTACGCGGTGGAGCGCTGGACCGAGGGCGACCGCCGCGCGCGCATCAAGGCCGATGCCGGTCCGCTGACGGCCGCGCGGCTGGCGCGGCGCGCGTTGAAGCAGGCGATCTGGCTGATCATCGCCTGGTGGACCGGCGGCGCCTGGGTCCTCTATTTCTCGGATGCACCGACGCTGGTGAAGGATCTCGCCACGTTCCAGGCGCCGGCGATCGCCTACATCTGGATCGGCATTCTCACCGCTTCGACCTATCTCCTGGCCGGCCACGCACGGGAGCAGGTCTGTCTCTACATGTGCCCATGGCCGCGCATCCAGGCCGCGCTTACTGATGAGTGGGCGCTCAACGTCACCTACAAATACGACCGCGGCGAGCCGCGCTGTTCGGTGAAGAAGGGGAGAGCCCAGCGCGCGCTGGGCGAGACGGCCGGTGATTGCGTCGATTGCAACCAATGCGTCGCAGTCTGCCCGACCGGCATCGACATCCGCAACGGCGCGCAGCTCGGCTGCATCCAGTGCGGCCTCTGCATCGATGCCTGCGACAACGTGATGAAGAGGATCGGCAGGCCGATGCGCCTGATCGGCTACGACAACGACATCAATGTGCAGCGGCGGACATCCGGCAAGGCGGAAGTCTTCAGGCCGGTCCGTTCGCGGACGGTGGTCTATGCCGCGCTGATCGCCATGGTTTGCGCGGTGATGCTGCATGCGCTGCTGACGCGCTCGCTGCTGGACCTCAACGTGCTGCACGACCGGAACCCCGTGGCGGTCAAGCTCAGCGCCGGCGCGATCCGCAACGGCTATACGCTGCGCTTCCTCAATAAGCGCGGATTTGATCGCGTGATTGCCGTCGATGTCGACGGGCCGGCCAATGCGCAGATCCACATCGTCGGCGTCGACTCCGTCACGCCGGACCGGCCGATGATCGTGCTTGCGCGCGATGCCACCACCGAGCTGCGCGTGCTGGTGACTGCGTCCTTCGACGAGACAATGGAGAAGACCCAGCCGGTGAAATTCCGCATCACCGACATCGGACTCGGCGAGGTTGCCTCCGCCACCGATCATTTTGTGACGCCCTGA
- a CDS encoding FixH family protein produces MTTSSSAIRPITGHFVLIAVVSFFAVVIGVNAVMMRLAIATLPGTDVDSAYSVSLAYQKEIQAAHQQNGRDWRVDAHIERQAGGTARLTLDAKAQDGAPLAGLSVFGRLERPTDRRADQAFAMIEAGDGNYHGIAHGVAVGQWDLVIEADRDGKRLFLSRNRVVLN; encoded by the coding sequence ATGACAACGTCTTCATCCGCCATACGGCCGATCACCGGGCACTTCGTCCTGATCGCCGTGGTCTCTTTCTTTGCCGTCGTGATCGGCGTCAACGCGGTGATGATGCGGCTTGCCATTGCCACGCTGCCGGGAACCGACGTCGACAGCGCCTATAGCGTGAGCCTTGCCTATCAGAAGGAAATCCAGGCTGCGCATCAGCAGAACGGGCGCGATTGGAGAGTCGATGCGCATATCGAGCGCCAGGCCGGCGGGACGGCTCGGCTCACTCTGGACGCCAAGGCGCAGGACGGCGCGCCGCTTGCCGGGTTGTCGGTCTTCGGCCGGCTCGAGCGGCCGACCGACCGCAGAGCCGACCAGGCGTTTGCGATGATCGAGGCGGGCGACGGCAACTACCATGGCATTGCGCATGGCGTTGCGGTGGGGCAGTGGGACCTGGTGATCGAGGCCGACCGGGACGGAAAGCGCCTATTCCTGTCGCGCAACCGCGTCGTCCTGAACTGA
- a CDS encoding heavy metal translocating P-type ATPase gives MHSTIDFSHFLKRSGPDRLRLDLAVDGICCAGCMAKIERNLSQIPDVTLARVNLTDRRLALEWKAGAVDPALFVLRLAELGYKAYPFEPAGAETREADLASALLRRLGVAAFAVMNVMMLSVPVWSGNVGDMLGEQRDFFHWLSALIVLPAAAYSAQPFFASACAALRARGVNMDVPISIGIVLALAMSLFETATHAEHAYFDAAIMLIAFLLAGRYLDQNVRRRTRAFAGNLAALKAETATKFITDEEIRTVPVAAIRPGDIVLLRPGERSAVDGAVLSGRSEIDQSLITGETRPTTAIAGSAVYAGTLVRSGALRVRVSAACEATLLSEISRLLENALQSRSRYLRLAERASRLYAPLVHATALLTMTGWLVAGATLHDSIVIAIAVLIITCPCALGLAIPAVQTVASGTLFGSGVLLNAGEAIERIAEVDRVIFDKTGTLTLPELDVANAASIPADVFDLAGRLALSSRHPVAAAVARAAGAKAPLPDIAEVPGQGVSGVVDGLDIRLGRPSWCGADEPANQILQDDPEASVVAFRHGLTRHVFAVRQRIRPDAANTVSALQRVGLTVEMLSGDREPAVRAAAETLGIHHWRAEVTPVDKIARIDELARHGHKVLMVGDGLNDAPALAGAHASMSPVTATHLSQSVAHAVFLGERLAPVQAAIAISRQAVRLMRQNLWLAVIYNALAVPLAMAGLVTPLIAAAAMSTSSLLVMLNALRARRQRKPA, from the coding sequence ATGCATTCGACCATCGATTTTTCGCACTTCCTGAAGAGGTCTGGCCCCGATCGCTTGCGCCTCGATCTCGCGGTCGACGGCATCTGTTGCGCCGGCTGCATGGCCAAGATCGAGCGCAATTTGTCGCAGATCCCGGATGTCACCCTGGCCCGGGTTAATCTGACCGATCGGCGCCTGGCGCTGGAGTGGAAGGCGGGCGCGGTGGATCCCGCGCTCTTCGTCCTTCGTCTCGCCGAGCTCGGCTACAAGGCCTATCCGTTCGAGCCGGCGGGCGCCGAGACACGGGAAGCCGACCTCGCAAGTGCGCTGCTGCGGCGCCTGGGAGTTGCCGCTTTCGCGGTGATGAATGTGATGATGCTGTCGGTACCGGTCTGGTCCGGCAATGTCGGCGACATGCTGGGCGAGCAGCGCGACTTCTTTCACTGGCTCTCCGCGCTGATCGTGCTGCCGGCCGCAGCCTATTCGGCCCAGCCGTTCTTTGCGTCCGCCTGTGCCGCGCTCCGCGCGCGCGGTGTCAACATGGATGTGCCGATCTCGATCGGCATCGTGCTGGCGCTGGCGATGTCGCTGTTCGAAACGGCGACGCATGCCGAGCACGCCTATTTCGACGCGGCGATCATGCTGATCGCGTTCCTGCTGGCAGGCCGCTATCTCGACCAGAACGTGCGGCGGCGCACCCGCGCCTTTGCCGGCAATCTTGCCGCGCTGAAGGCGGAAACGGCAACGAAATTCATCACTGACGAGGAGATCCGCACCGTTCCCGTCGCCGCGATCCGCCCCGGTGACATCGTGCTGCTCCGTCCCGGCGAGCGGTCGGCCGTCGACGGCGCTGTCCTCAGCGGCCGCTCCGAGATCGATCAGAGCCTGATCACCGGCGAGACGCGGCCAACGACGGCAATCGCCGGAAGTGCGGTCTACGCCGGGACCCTGGTGCGATCCGGCGCGTTGCGCGTGCGCGTCTCGGCGGCTTGCGAAGCAACGCTTCTGTCTGAAATCTCGCGGCTGCTGGAAAATGCCCTGCAATCGCGGTCGCGCTATCTGCGCCTTGCCGAACGTGCCTCGCGGCTTTACGCGCCGCTTGTCCACGCGACCGCACTCTTGACCATGACCGGCTGGCTTGTCGCAGGCGCCACGCTCCACGATTCGATCGTGATTGCCATCGCTGTCCTCATCATCACCTGTCCCTGCGCGCTTGGCCTCGCCATCCCAGCCGTTCAGACGGTGGCCTCCGGCACCCTGTTCGGCTCGGGCGTGTTGCTCAATGCAGGTGAGGCGATCGAGCGGATCGCCGAGGTCGATCGGGTGATCTTCGATAAGACCGGCACGCTGACTCTGCCCGAGCTCGACGTCGCAAATGCCGCGTCGATTCCTGCCGATGTCTTCGATTTGGCCGGCCGCCTGGCGCTGTCCAGCCGGCACCCGGTCGCCGCCGCGGTTGCGCGCGCGGCAGGCGCAAAAGCGCCGCTGCCGGACATCGCGGAGGTGCCGGGGCAGGGCGTTTCCGGCGTGGTCGATGGCCTCGACATCAGGCTGGGGCGGCCGTCCTGGTGCGGCGCCGATGAGCCGGCTAACCAGATTCTCCAGGACGATCCCGAGGCATCCGTCGTCGCGTTTCGACATGGTTTGACGCGCCATGTCTTCGCAGTCCGGCAGCGGATCCGTCCTGATGCGGCGAACACCGTCTCTGCACTGCAGCGGGTCGGCTTGACCGTCGAGATGCTCTCCGGCGACCGGGAGCCGGCCGTCAGGGCCGCTGCCGAGACGCTCGGCATTCATCATTGGCGTGCCGAGGTGACCCCGGTCGACAAGATCGCCCGCATCGACGAGCTCGCGCGCCACGGCCACAAGGTGCTGATGGTCGGAGACGGCCTGAACGATGCGCCGGCGCTGGCCGGTGCTCACGCCTCGATGTCGCCGGTCACCGCGACGCACCTCAGTCAGTCGGTGGCGCATGCGGTGTTTCTTGGCGAGCGGCTTGCACCCGTGCAAGCCGCAATCGCCATTTCGCGCCAGGCGGTGCGGCTGATGCGGCAGAACCTCTGGCTCGCGGTGATCTACAACGCGCTCGCCGTGCCGCTCGCTATGGCCGGCCTGGTGACGCCACTCATCGCCGCGGCCGCGATGTCCACGTCGTCGCTGCTCGTGATGCTCAATGCCTTGCGCGCGCGCCGGCAGAGGAAACCCGCCTGA
- the ccoS gene encoding cbb3-type cytochrome oxidase assembly protein CcoS, whose product MEVLLYLVPLALVLGALGLAAFLWSLKNGQYDDLDGAAWRAIADDEPAETSSTAAPPASAQH is encoded by the coding sequence ATGGAAGTCCTGCTCTATCTGGTGCCTCTTGCGCTCGTACTTGGCGCGCTCGGCCTTGCGGCCTTTCTCTGGTCGCTCAAGAACGGCCAATATGACGATCTCGATGGCGCCGCCTGGCGGGCGATCGCCGATGATGAGCCGGCTGAGACATCCTCCACCGCGGCGCCCCCGGCGAGCGCTCAGCATTAG
- a CDS encoding tyrosine-type recombinase/integrase — MTDEAMSPLRRRMIEDMTIRKLAPKTQHDYVQRVKNFAAFLGRSPDTASFEDVRRYQLHLAASGVGVPTINQTVSTLRFFFRVTLRCHEIVEHTHVIHEPRKLPVVLSPEEVARLLDAAPGLKYKAALSVAYGAGLRAAEVVSLKVADIDSKRMIIRVEQGKGGKDRNVMLSPSLLNLLRAWWKAARPQGWLFPGRDPAQPMTTRQLNRACHAAAQMAEISKRVSLHTLRHSFATHLLEQNIDVRVIQVLLGHAKLDTTALYTRVATKTISEVMSPLEHIALKLKEIRPPG, encoded by the coding sequence ATGACCGACGAGGCAATGAGCCCGTTGCGCCGGCGCATGATCGAAGACATGACGATCCGCAAGTTGGCGCCGAAGACCCAACATGACTATGTGCAAAGGGTCAAGAACTTCGCCGCGTTTCTCGGGCGATCCCCGGATACGGCGAGCTTCGAGGACGTGCGCCGCTACCAGCTGCATCTGGCGGCAAGCGGTGTTGGCGTGCCGACCATCAATCAGACCGTTTCGACGCTGCGGTTCTTTTTTAGGGTCACGCTCAGGTGCCACGAGATCGTCGAGCACACGCATGTCATTCACGAGCCGCGCAAGCTGCCGGTGGTGCTCAGCCCCGAGGAAGTGGCAAGGCTGCTCGATGCCGCGCCGGGGCTGAAGTACAAGGCGGCGCTGAGCGTAGCCTATGGCGCCGGCCTGCGCGCCGCCGAGGTGGTCTCGCTCAAGGTCGCCGACATCGACAGCAAGCGCATGATCATCCGCGTCGAGCAGGGCAAGGGCGGCAAGGACCGTAACGTCATGCTGTCGCCGAGCCTGCTCAATCTGCTGCGCGCTTGGTGGAAGGCGGCGCGGCCGCAGGGCTGGTTGTTTCCGGGCCGCGATCCGGCCCAGCCGATGACCACGCGCCAACTCAATCGCGCCTGTCACGCCGCCGCCCAGATGGCGGAGATCAGCAAGCGCGTCTCGCTGCACACCTTGCGGCACAGCTTCGCCACCCACCTCTTGGAGCAGAACATCGATGTCCGCGTCATCCAGGTGTTGCTCGGTCACGCCAAGCTCGACACCACCGCGCTCTATACCCGCGTCGCCACCAAGACGATCAGCGAGGTCATGAGCCCGCTGGAGCACATCGCGCTCAAGCTCAAGGAGATCAGGCCGCCCGGTTGA